The Rhododendron vialii isolate Sample 1 chromosome 6a, ASM3025357v1 genome includes a window with the following:
- the LOC131331392 gene encoding 14-3-3 protein 10, whose protein sequence is MAALTVPDNLTRDQYLYLAKLAEQAERYEEMVKYMENLVLISTPAAELTVEERNLLSVAYKNVIGSLRAAWRIVSSIEQKEESRKNEDHVALVKGYRSKVESELSSICAGILKLLESNLVPSASAGESKVFYLKMKGDYYRYMAEFKVGDERKEAAEDTMNSYKAAQDIALADLAPTHPIRLGLALNFSVFYYEILNSSDKACSMAKQAFEEAIAELDTLGEESYKDSTLIMQLLRDNLTLWTSDMQDQIEES, encoded by the exons ATGGCGGCTTTGACAGTACCAGACAACCTAACCAGAGACCAATACCTCTACCTGGCCAAACTCGCCGAGCAAGCCGAGCGCTATGAGGAAATGGTCAAGTACATGGAAAACCTCGTCCTCATCTCCACCCCCGCCGCCGAGCTCACCGTCGAGGAGCGCAACCTCCTCTCCGTCGCCTACAAGAACGTCATCGGCTCCCTCCGCGCCGCCTGGCGCATCGTCTCCTCCATCGAGCAGAAGGAGGAGTCGCGCAAGAACGAGGACCACGTCGCCCTTGTCAAGGGCTACCGGTCCAAGGTCGAGTCCGAGCTCTCCTCGATATGCGCCGGGATACTCAAGCTGCTCGAGTCAAACCTCGTGCCGTCGGCCTCCGCCGGCGAGTCGAAGGTGTTCTATCTGAAGATGAAGGGCGATTACTATCGGTATATGGCGGAGTTCAAGGTTGGGGACGAGCGGAAGGAGGCTGCGGAGGACACCATGAACTCTTACAAGGCTGCTCAG GATATTGCACTGGCTGATCTGGCTCCTACACATCCAATAAGGCTGGGGCTTGCCCTCAATTTCTCAGTGTTCTACTATGAGATTCTAAATTCATCTGATAAAGCTTGCAGTATGGCAAAACAG GCATTTGAGGAAGCAATAGCTGAACTTGATACTTTAGGTGAGGAATCATACAAGGACAGCACCCTCATCATGCAACTGCTAAGGGACAATCTCACTCTTTGGACTTCGGACATGCAG GACCAGATAGAGGAGTCCTAA